From Triticum urartu cultivar G1812 chromosome 2, Tu2.1, whole genome shotgun sequence, a single genomic window includes:
- the LOC125539111 gene encoding psbQ-like protein 3, chloroplastic — MATMLCVPEPMENRTRFHQRWKGSAMAMALQLAIQSLAASLFRSPNKPATKPPSNGHRHPQEPTGSSRCSGRRSLAAAAAAAVGTALLASQLLPPTAGIAGAFDLDLRITIPEQSSEEAEAVVRTHARNLVRVKQFIDARSWRELQTALRASAANLKQDLYAIIQARPPGQRPELRRLYSDLFNNVTRLDYAARDKDEPQVQECYGNIVAAIDQIFARIM; from the exons ATGGCTACTATGCTGTGCGTACCTGAACCCATGGAGAACCGAACAAGATTCCACCAAAGGTGGAAAGGCTCCGCCATGGCAATGGCATTGCAGCTCGCCATCCAATCACTCGCCGCAAGCCTCTTCCGCTCTCCTAACAAACCCGCCACCAAGCCCCCGAGCAACGGCCACCGCCACCCGCAGGAACCAACCGGCAGCAGCAGGTGCAGCGGCAGAAggagccttgcggcggcggcggcggcggcagttGGCACGGCGCTCCTCGCGTCCCAGCTGCTGCCCCCCACGGCAGGCATCGCGGGCGCGTTCGACCTCGACCTCCGGATCACCATCCCGGAGCAGTCGAGCGAGGAGGCCGAGGCCGTGGTGAGGACGCACGCGAGGAACCTGGTGCGCGTCAAGCAGTTCATCGACGCCAGGTCGTGGCGGGAGCTGCAGACGGCGCTGCGGGCCAGCGCCGCCAACCTCAAGCAGGACCTGTACGCCATCATCCAGGCGAGGCCCCCGGGCCAGCGCCCCGAGCTCCGGAGGCTCTACTCCGACCTCTTCAACAACGTCACCAGA CTGGACTATGCAGCCAGAGACAAGGATGAGCCCCAAGTGCAGGAATGCTACGGCAACATTGTGGCCGCCATTGACCAGATTTTTGCCAGGATCATGTAG
- the LOC125539110 gene encoding uncharacterized protein LOC125539110 — protein MADDPNQNFGPFSQPFCSQNVVSFQTSATPSGSGCSMPVYLDCSSSMGSNMGMMNTTPSVAVSTSSSNMVAESAQNLKYGGPLAESWSHLEIQVLKDCLDRYVNEHGIMKYIKIAASLPTKTVRDVAMRCQWMGNKQTTRRRRPAEHHSRKMKDRKDKMVGPSSWGTTHPVQTDTGVSSFVPHHAIQNSQYLSGASEMDRIVQLVLEENNRLLTQIDTNIQTFQAQNNTDLFNRVRRNIDGLLKIMSQMPGKMSEMPQLGVAVNENLASYLLPDLTMAQVLGNSHLKEEPRGW, from the exons ATGGCAGACGATCCTAATCAAAACTTCGGGCCGTTTTCGCAGCCGTTCTGCAGCCAGAATGTGGTTTCATTTCAGACGAGCGCGACGCCTAGCGGGTCGGGATGCAGCATGCCGGTGTACCTAGACTGCTCCAGCAGCATGGGGTCTAACATGGGGATGATGAACACCACGCCTTCAGTAGCTGTCTCCACAAGTTCATCCAACATGGTTGCTGAATCTGCACAGAACCTCAAATATGGAGGACCCCTAGCTGAAAGCTGGTCGCATCTCGAGATCCAAGTGCTGAAAGATTGCCTAGACAG ATATGTGAATGAACATGGTATCATGAAGTACATAAAGATAGCCGCTTCCCTACCAACCAAGACGGTGAGGGATGTTGCGATGAGATGCCAATGGATGGGG AACAAACAAACTACAAGACGGCGGAGGCCTGCAGAACATCATAGCAGAAAAATGAAAGATAGAAAG GATAAAATGGTGGGGCCTTCATCCTGGGGTACCACTCATCCTGTTCAGACGGATACAGGAGTCTCTTCCTTTGTGCCGCATCATGCCATTCAAAACAGTCAATATCTATCTGGAG CCTCGGAGATGGATCGTATAGTACAGCTTGTACTGGAAGAAAATAATCGTCTTCTTACTCAGATAGACACAAATATTCAAACATTTCAG GCTCAAAATAACACCGATCTCTTCAATCGCGTGAGAAGGAACATTGATGGCCTTTTGAAAAT CATGAGCCAAATGCCTGGAAAAATGAGCGAGATGCCTCAGTTGGGAGTTGCGGTGAATGAAAACCTTGCTAGTTACTTGCTCCCAGATCTTACAATG GCACAAGTTCTTGGAAATAGCCATTTGAAGGAGGAGCCAAGAGGATGGTGA